The window GCAACAGGTATGCACAAAAATTAATCAATTTGCTTCTAAGAGAACGGAAAACGAAAAGCGAAGGCCGTATTAATGAATTCACCTCTGTCATGCCTTATGCGTAGGTGGTGTTTCTGAACCGAAAATCGTGACGGAGTTGCCGAAGGAGATGTTTAAGAAACCCAAATTGAAGAACTACTCTGCTGGATTGGACACTGGAGATGGAGCAAATAGACTTTTGAAGCCCAATTTCTCAAATAGAAAGAGGGTGATCAATCCACTCGTTCCTCAAAAGagtaaagtaaccttttttgCTTAGATTATTTTGATCAATTGGTCCAGCGTGAGAGAGAGTAGAAAACTCTGTTATCTTTGGATTCCGTTTCACATTAAAAATTTGGCAGACaaggaagaggggaaggagTTGCAGTCAGGAAGGGAAAAGGGAACAGCATCAAAGTGGAGCAATTTCTTAgcagaggaagatgaagatgagTTGTTAATGCAAAGAGGGCGGAGAGATGTCCGGGATCCATGGTGCCAACCTGATATTCTGGACACTCCAGTCAGTGATCAAAGGGTTGAAGACGAAGTCCACCCGGATTTCAAGTGATATTCTGGACACTCCATTGATCTTCTTGAGGTGAGGATTGAGAAATCGagaactattttcatttttctgtttCCCAGTGCCTCCGTTTGTtgggttgcaagggaaataaaatgaatggaaatgatttttattttaatttctaccTTTGGATAAAAGGGGAAATGTTTAGATTGGCCATGAAAAATTTTAGAGtcaaattcaataaaatacctacccatatatatcatgcatctACATATTTTTAGCCATCCATGTATTGGCATGTACATTTCGTAGTATTCTTGTAGATTCAGATTTTTAAAACTTTATTTTACCAATTGAGAAACTCCAATTGGGCTAAAGCAGGGTAGCAGGAACAAGCAAAATTTTTGCCTAAAATTTGATAGGTAGGCAGGGGTGTTGGGTCTATCTGTTCACAGAATTTAGGCTCC is drawn from Telopea speciosissima isolate NSW1024214 ecotype Mountain lineage chromosome 1, Tspe_v1, whole genome shotgun sequence and contains these coding sequences:
- the LOC122642793 gene encoding uncharacterized protein LOC122642793 isoform X1, producing the protein MSTIFIAVQCCQCSTMQVKQQKKSSNKWNCVICNRKQSIRKVFAQGFLARDVRKFVQSFNMSRKFIEENVEKETLSPPPLPPKEEIHNPTKRRSDWKEYLDPEDFVDDKQEEQATALCVGGVSEPKIVTELPKEMFKKPKLKNYSAGLDTGDGANRLLKPNFSNRKRVINPLVPQKNKEEGKELQSGREKGTASKWSNFLAEEDEDELLMQRGRRDVRDPWCQPDILDTPVSDQRVEDEVHPDFK
- the LOC122642793 gene encoding uncharacterized protein LOC122642793 isoform X2, whose translation is MSTIFIAVQCCQCSTMQVKQQKKSSNKWNCVICNRKQSIRKVFAQGFLARDVRKFVQSFNMSRKFIEENVEKETLSPPPLPPKEEIHNPTKRRSDWKEYLDPEDFVDDKQEEQATGGVSEPKIVTELPKEMFKKPKLKNYSAGLDTGDGANRLLKPNFSNRKRVINPLVPQKNKEEGKELQSGREKGTASKWSNFLAEEDEDELLMQRGRRDVRDPWCQPDILDTPVSDQRVEDEVHPDFK